In Polynucleobacter sp. AP-Ainpum-60-G11, one DNA window encodes the following:
- a CDS encoding cytidylyltransferase domain-containing protein, which yields MSQFSVAIVIQARMNSSRLPGKMMINLGGNPILKWVLCRVMRAKMVKEVVVATSHNKSDDCIVDLAKKIGVKAFRGSELDVLDRFSKSTYQLRSNVIVRVCADNPFIDPEEIDALISFYFEKKVDLAFNHAPKYGCKYADGFGAEIFSKNILLELERLTFLDDKKYREHITTYFYENVNKYKIAFLEPHKNLEYPNLRFDLDSNLDLIWLRKLCDSGVTINTKATEIVKIANDLLNEKRLND from the coding sequence TTGAGTCAATTTAGTGTGGCCATAGTTATTCAGGCAAGAATGAATTCATCAAGACTTCCTGGAAAGATGATGATTAACCTTGGCGGTAATCCTATTTTGAAGTGGGTGCTATGCAGAGTGATGCGTGCAAAAATGGTCAAGGAGGTTGTAGTTGCTACATCCCATAACAAAAGTGATGACTGCATAGTAGATCTTGCAAAAAAAATAGGGGTTAAAGCATTTAGGGGGAGTGAGTTAGACGTGCTGGATAGATTTAGCAAGTCTACGTATCAACTTAGATCAAATGTAATAGTGAGAGTGTGTGCGGATAATCCATTTATTGATCCTGAAGAAATCGATGCACTAATTTCTTTTTACTTTGAAAAAAAGGTTGATTTGGCATTTAACCATGCACCTAAATATGGTTGTAAATATGCCGACGGATTTGGCGCGGAGATCTTTAGTAAGAATATATTATTAGAATTGGAAAGACTAACTTTTCTTGACGATAAAAAGTATCGCGAGCATATCACAACTTATTTTTATGAAAATGTTAATAAATATAAAATAGCATTTTTAGAACCGCATAAGAATTTGGAGTACCCAAACTTGAGATTTGACTTGGATTCTAATTTAGATCTTATTTGGCTAAGAAAACTATGTGACTCAGGAGTCACAATAAATACAAAAGCCACTGAAATTGTTAAGATTGCTAATGATTTATTGAATGAGAAGCGGTTAAATGATTGA